From the Polaribacter huanghezhanensis genome, the window TGAGTTCAACTCACGGAAAACCGTGAGAGGGGCAACTCACGGTTTTCCGTGAGTCGACTCACGGTTTTCCGTGAGGTATAAATACCCCATAAATGGGTATTGTATAAACTGTTTTTGTGATTTAAATTTGTAAAGTAATTAATTATGAAAGGAAAAATTAAAGTTCATGTCGCAGATGATCATATGATTCTGATAGAAGGAATTATCGCGATGTTAAATACTGATAAAGATATTGAGGTTGTTGGCTATTCATTAACAGGGAAAAAAGTTGTAGAATGGTTTAAAGCTAACGAAGCAGATATTTTGGTGTTAGATATTAATATGCCTGAGTTAGATGGTATAGAAGTGTTGAAAAAGTTTAATAAAAAGGAAAAACATCAAAAAATCATTATGTTATCTAGTTATGATGACGCTAAATTGGTTAAAGAGTTAACAACTTACGGAGCTGATGGTTTTATATCAAAAACAAGTGCAGGTGAGCATATTTTAAAAGCAATAAAATCTGTTTACAATGGAGATCCTTACTTTAGTGATGATATTAAAGAAGGGTTGTTTAATCTAGCGCTAGGGTATAATGTAGTTGAAGGTTCTAGGCCAGATTTTGATGTAATAAGTAGTTTAACGGAAAGAGAAATTGAAGTATTAAAACTGATAGTAAAAGAATATA encodes:
- a CDS encoding response regulator codes for the protein MKGKIKVHVADDHMILIEGIIAMLNTDKDIEVVGYSLTGKKVVEWFKANEADILVLDINMPELDGIEVLKKFNKKEKHQKIIMLSSYDDAKLVKELTTYGADGFISKTSAGEHILKAIKSVYNGDPYFSDDIKEGLFNLALGYNVVEGSRPDFDVISSLTEREIEVLKLIVKEYSTQEMADRLFLSVNTVETYRKNLLKKLNVKNAVGLAMFAVKNKII